Proteins found in one Streptomyces sp. NBC_00461 genomic segment:
- a CDS encoding EamA family transporter has translation MPVHTSESRRGGRNGSGSGSGVGSGKGVGLGLALVSALAFGGSGVAAKPLIEAGLDPLHVVWLRVAGAALVMLPVAVRHRALLRRRPALLAGFGLLAVAGVQACYFAAISRIPVGVALLVEYLAPALVLGWVRFVQRRPVTRAAALGVLLAAGGLACVVEVWSGLSFDAVGLLLALGAAGCQVGYFVLSDQGSDAGDDAPDPLGVIAYGLLIGALVLTAVARPWTMDWSVLTGTAQMDGTPVPALVLLAWIVLVATVLAYVTGVLSVRRLSPQVAGVVACLEAVVATVLAWVLLGEHLSAPQIVGGAVVLVGAFIAQSSAPAKVSSEPVASGGPERQLSSRETAA, from the coding sequence GTGCCGGTGCATACGTCTGAGAGCCGGCGGGGCGGCCGGAACGGCAGTGGCAGTGGCAGTGGCGTCGGCAGTGGCAAGGGCGTCGGGCTCGGCCTCGCTCTCGTCTCCGCGCTCGCCTTCGGCGGATCCGGTGTCGCCGCGAAGCCGCTGATCGAGGCGGGGCTCGACCCGCTCCACGTGGTGTGGCTGCGCGTGGCCGGTGCGGCCCTGGTGATGCTGCCGGTCGCCGTGCGCCACCGCGCCCTGCTGCGTCGCCGCCCAGCCCTGCTCGCCGGGTTCGGACTGCTCGCCGTGGCCGGTGTGCAGGCCTGCTACTTCGCGGCGATCTCCCGGATACCCGTCGGGGTCGCGCTGCTCGTCGAGTACCTCGCGCCCGCCCTCGTCCTCGGCTGGGTCCGATTCGTGCAGCGGCGCCCGGTGACGCGTGCCGCCGCGCTCGGCGTGCTCCTCGCGGCCGGCGGGCTCGCCTGCGTCGTCGAGGTCTGGTCGGGACTGAGCTTCGACGCCGTGGGCCTGCTGCTCGCGCTCGGCGCCGCGGGCTGCCAGGTCGGCTACTTCGTCCTGTCCGACCAGGGCAGCGACGCCGGCGACGACGCGCCCGACCCGCTCGGTGTCATCGCGTACGGCCTGCTGATCGGCGCCCTGGTCCTGACCGCCGTGGCCCGCCCCTGGACCATGGACTGGTCCGTGCTGACGGGCACCGCGCAGATGGACGGCACCCCGGTCCCCGCCCTCGTCCTGCTGGCCTGGATCGTCCTCGTTGCCACAGTCCTCGCGTACGTCACCGGTGTGCTGTCGGTGCGCAGGCTCTCGCCGCAGGTCGCAGGCGTCGTGGCCTGCCTGGAAGCGGTTGTTGCCACCGTCCTGGCCTGGGTGCTGCTCGGCGAGCACCTCTCGGCGCCGCAGATCGTCGGCGGCGCGGTCGTCCTGGTGGGCGCGTTCATCGCCCAGTCGTCGGCCCCCGCCAAGGTGTCTTCGGAGCCGGTGGCGAGCGGCGGCCCGGAAAGGCAGTTGTCCTCCCGCGAAACAGCCGCATAG
- a CDS encoding FMN-binding negative transcriptional regulator: MLIHPWDAGRDDAEWQQWLSVHDFGQLAVNGLPGEPPYVQPLHFLYDAERGEVLTHLARPNPLWPALEANPDVVLSVVDDYVYVPGPWQAPPDAPSEHGTPTSFYAAVQLRCRAQVVDDPAEKAELLNRQVGHFQPDGGSAPVAVGEAPFGRLVPGLRGLRLDVVDVHAKFKYANHRPREVQDQVVAGLEARDGARDTLAREHLLRRRAR; this comes from the coding sequence ATGCTGATCCATCCCTGGGACGCCGGTCGCGACGACGCCGAGTGGCAACAGTGGCTCTCCGTCCACGACTTCGGGCAGCTCGCCGTCAACGGCCTGCCGGGCGAGCCGCCGTACGTCCAGCCGCTCCACTTCCTGTACGACGCCGAGCGCGGCGAGGTCCTCACCCACCTCGCCCGGCCCAACCCCCTGTGGCCCGCCCTGGAGGCGAACCCGGACGTCGTGCTGAGCGTGGTCGACGACTACGTGTACGTCCCCGGCCCCTGGCAGGCCCCGCCGGACGCCCCGTCCGAGCACGGCACGCCGACGAGTTTCTACGCGGCGGTCCAACTCCGTTGCCGGGCCCAGGTGGTGGACGACCCGGCCGAGAAGGCGGAGCTGCTCAACCGTCAGGTCGGCCATTTCCAGCCGGACGGCGGATCGGCGCCGGTCGCGGTGGGCGAGGCACCGTTCGGCAGGCTCGTACCGGGCCTGCGTGGCCTGCGGCTCGACGTGGTCGACGTACACGCGAAGTTCAAGTACGCCAACCACCGGCCGCGGGAGGTGCAGGACCAGGTCGTGGCTGGACTTGAGGCGCGCGACGGCGCCAGGGACACGTTGGCCCGGGAACACCTCCTGCGGCGGCGAGCCCGGTAG
- a CDS encoding pyridoxamine 5'-phosphate oxidase family protein codes for MQGTRQQPTSQPTAYTPTDRTVPTRSAERASYDKDLVHAILDEGYVCHLGFVRDGAPVVLPTLYGRVGDRLYVHGSTGSRPLRMTGQADPGLPVCLTVTHVDALILARSAFHHSINYRSVVVHGIAHDVTDPEEKRAALDALVDHVVPGRAADSRPANKKELAATAVIRLDLNEISAKLRTGGVNDEPEDLALPHWAGVVPLRKGYELPVPDADLAPGTELPDYLTVR; via the coding sequence ATGCAGGGGACCCGGCAACAGCCGACGTCGCAGCCCACCGCCTACACGCCGACCGACCGCACCGTCCCCACCCGGTCCGCGGAGCGGGCGTCGTACGACAAGGACCTCGTCCACGCGATACTCGACGAGGGCTATGTCTGTCATCTGGGCTTCGTCCGCGACGGGGCGCCGGTGGTGCTGCCGACGCTGTACGGGCGGGTCGGCGACCGGCTCTACGTGCACGGCTCGACGGGCTCGCGGCCGCTGCGGATGACCGGCCAGGCCGACCCCGGGCTCCCGGTGTGCCTGACAGTCACCCATGTCGACGCACTGATCCTCGCCCGGTCGGCCTTCCACCATTCGATCAACTACCGGTCCGTGGTGGTGCACGGCATCGCACACGACGTGACGGACCCCGAGGAGAAGCGGGCGGCCCTGGACGCGCTGGTGGACCACGTCGTGCCGGGCCGAGCGGCCGACTCCCGGCCCGCGAACAAGAAGGAACTGGCCGCCACCGCCGTGATCCGGCTCGACCTGAACGAGATCTCCGCCAAGCTCCGCACCGGCGGTGTGAACGACGAGCCCGAGGATCTCGCCCTGCCGCACTGGGCCGGCGTCGTCCCGCTGAGGAAGGGCTACGAACTCCCGGTGCCCGACGCCGACCTGGCACCCGGCACCGAGCTGCCCGACTATCTGACGGTGCGGTGA
- a CDS encoding aminotransferase class I/II-fold pyridoxal phosphate-dependent enzyme, giving the protein MLEGYRIEGRRAAEIASSVERAVGSGELEPGQLLPPMRELAVELGVNANTVASAYRILRERGVIETAGRRGSRVRSKPATTGRDYARMDVPEGVRDVANGNPDPALLPSLAKAFAAAGEQGDREPVLYGDALVEPELARIARAALDADGVPEGPLTVASGSLDAIERVLAAHLKPGDTVAVEDPGWGSLLDLVPAVGLRTAPVGVDDEGPLPSDVRRALEAGARALIVTDRAQNPTGAAVTATRARALRAVLREHPETLLVEDDHGHGIVDLPLHPLAGVTRHWAFVRSVAKAYGPDLRLAVLTGDPVTVDRVAGRHRLGPGWVSRITQRAVVRLWADGVLDTRTVAAAYRNRRDLLIDALAQRGVEAHGRSGLNVWIPVPDETGAVARLLHGGWAVAPGARFRMSARPGIRITVATLAPEEVGPLADAIAEALVPPPTRTYV; this is encoded by the coding sequence GTGCTAGAAGGATATCGGATCGAGGGGCGACGCGCAGCGGAGATTGCGTCGAGCGTCGAGCGTGCGGTGGGGTCCGGCGAGCTGGAACCGGGACAACTGCTGCCGCCGATGCGGGAGTTGGCGGTCGAGCTGGGTGTGAACGCCAATACGGTCGCGTCCGCGTACCGGATCCTGCGGGAGCGCGGGGTCATCGAGACGGCCGGGCGCAGGGGCAGCCGGGTGCGGTCCAAGCCGGCCACCACGGGGCGTGACTACGCGCGGATGGATGTGCCGGAAGGGGTACGGGACGTGGCGAACGGCAACCCCGATCCGGCGCTGCTGCCGTCATTGGCGAAGGCGTTCGCGGCGGCGGGTGAGCAAGGTGACCGGGAGCCCGTGCTGTACGGAGACGCCCTCGTGGAGCCGGAGTTGGCGCGGATCGCGCGCGCGGCACTGGACGCCGACGGGGTGCCGGAGGGTCCGCTGACCGTCGCGTCCGGCTCGCTGGACGCCATCGAGCGCGTGCTCGCGGCGCATCTCAAGCCGGGGGACACCGTCGCCGTGGAGGACCCGGGGTGGGGCAGCCTGCTGGATCTCGTCCCGGCGGTCGGGCTGCGCACGGCGCCGGTGGGGGTGGACGACGAGGGGCCGCTGCCCTCCGACGTACGGCGGGCCCTGGAGGCCGGCGCACGCGCCCTGATCGTCACGGACCGCGCGCAGAACCCGACCGGCGCCGCGGTGACCGCCACGCGCGCGCGTGCCCTGCGCGCCGTCCTCCGTGAGCACCCGGAGACCCTCCTCGTCGAGGACGACCACGGCCACGGCATCGTCGACCTCCCCCTGCACCCCCTCGCCGGCGTCACCCGTCACTGGGCGTTCGTGCGCTCGGTCGCCAAGGCCTACGGCCCCGACCTGCGCCTCGCGGTCCTCACCGGCGACCCCGTCACCGTCGACCGGGTGGCCGGCCGGCACCGCCTCGGCCCCGGCTGGGTCAGCCGTATCACCCAGCGTGCCGTCGTACGGCTGTGGGCCGACGGCGTACTCGACACGCGCACGGTGGCGGCGGCCTACCGCAACCGTCGGGACCTGCTGATCGACGCGCTCGCACAGCGCGGCGTCGAGGCCCACGGCCGCAGCGGCCTGAACGTCTGGATCCCGGTGCCCGACGAAACCGGCGCCGTCGCCCGCCTGCTGCACGGAGGGTGGGCGGTGGCCCCGGGCGCCCGCTTCAGAATGAGTGCCCGTCCGGGCATCCGGATCACGGTCGCGACCCTCGCGCCGGAGGAGGTCGGCCCCTTGGCTGACGCGATCGCGGAAGCCTTGGTCCCACCGCCGACCCGGACCTACGTGTAG
- a CDS encoding DMT family transporter has product MSNAASGLPVGRGLLFLIVAGVAWGTAGAAASLVYRASDMGCAVLSFWRCAGGLVLLLAARLLRPRVRTVVREPLGRRALRVGVTGVGLAVFQTAYFAAVSATGLAVATVVTLGAGPVLIAVGARLTMGERLGRGGVAAVVGALAGLGVLVLGGGGTSVRPSGVLLALLSAAGYSVMTLLTRWWGRYGAVDASDTSVGAFAVTSLCLLPFALAEGLFPPAAHPAQTLLLLAYITSVPTALAYGLYFAGAAVVRSATVSVIMLLEPVGAAILAVALLGERLTAATMAGTLLMLGSVAGLALAEARGAATKDPVPV; this is encoded by the coding sequence GTGTCGAATGCTGCTTCTGGCCTGCCCGTCGGGCGAGGCCTGCTCTTCCTGATCGTCGCCGGTGTCGCCTGGGGCACCGCGGGCGCGGCCGCCTCCCTGGTCTACCGGGCCAGTGACATGGGCTGTGCCGTCCTCTCCTTCTGGCGGTGCGCGGGCGGTCTCGTCCTGCTGCTCGCCGCCCGCCTCCTGCGCCCGCGCGTCCGCACCGTCGTACGCGAGCCGCTCGGCCGCAGGGCGCTGCGGGTCGGTGTCACCGGTGTCGGGCTCGCCGTGTTCCAGACGGCCTACTTCGCGGCCGTGTCCGCCACCGGGCTCGCGGTCGCCACCGTCGTCACGCTGGGCGCCGGCCCCGTGCTCATCGCGGTCGGCGCCCGGCTCACCATGGGCGAGCGGCTCGGCCGTGGCGGCGTGGCCGCTGTCGTCGGGGCGTTGGCCGGGCTCGGGGTGCTCGTGCTCGGCGGCGGGGGCACGTCCGTACGCCCGTCGGGTGTGCTGCTCGCCCTGCTGTCCGCGGCCGGGTACAGCGTGATGACCCTGCTCACGCGGTGGTGGGGCCGGTACGGCGCAGTGGACGCGTCCGACACCTCGGTGGGGGCGTTCGCGGTGACCAGCCTGTGCCTGTTGCCGTTCGCCCTGGCCGAGGGGCTCTTCCCGCCTGCGGCCCACCCGGCTCAGACCCTGTTGCTGCTCGCCTACATCACCAGCGTCCCCACGGCCCTCGCCTATGGCCTCTACTTCGCGGGCGCGGCCGTCGTCCGGTCGGCCACCGTGTCCGTGATCATGCTGCTGGAGCCGGTCGGTGCGGCGATCCTGGCGGTCGCCCTGCTCGGTGAACGGCTCACCGCGGCCACCATGGCGGGCACACTGCTGATGCTCGGCTCGGTCGCCGGGCTGGCTCTCGCGGAGGCGCGAGGCGCGGCGACGAAGGACCCGGTGCCCGTCTGA
- a CDS encoding type II toxin-antitoxin system Rv0910 family toxin: MTEVSAEARIGAPAEKVWAQLTNWSAYGEWNATHTSFPKGGPDSLEVGGTFQENMKLMGFPAEVEWTIEELEPGRVFGTRGKGPMAVSVANRYTLTPDGDATTVRIDSEFTGAAVSLMAGKLKDSATAALNESLRKLAGLVA, from the coding sequence ATGACCGAAGTCAGCGCGGAGGCTCGTATCGGGGCCCCCGCCGAGAAGGTGTGGGCACAGCTCACAAACTGGTCCGCGTACGGCGAGTGGAACGCGACCCACACCAGCTTCCCCAAGGGCGGCCCCGACAGCCTCGAAGTGGGCGGGACCTTCCAGGAGAACATGAAGCTCATGGGCTTCCCGGCCGAGGTCGAGTGGACCATCGAGGAGCTGGAACCGGGCCGGGTGTTCGGCACCCGGGGCAAGGGCCCGATGGCCGTGAGCGTCGCCAACCGTTACACGCTGACGCCCGACGGCGACGCCACAACGGTCCGCATCGACAGCGAGTTCACGGGCGCCGCCGTCTCGCTCATGGCGGGCAAGCTCAAGGACTCGGCGACGGCCGCGCTGAACGAGTCGCTGCGGAAGCTGGCCGGGCTGGTGGCCTGA
- a CDS encoding Clp protease N-terminal domain-containing protein — MQPRIPPQSFGEQAVGPRADNDARLSAELAAVVSGARRRAVRGGDRQIDTAHLLHSLVENDPEVRGVFDDGPEIARLLGYLVQRSIGYGLRWQGSVEDSGAVPAVTESETFSPLAAGAMDHACDRAAARGPEPAGGIDLLAAIVVDPQARAVEVLDRAGIETSAVLARIEERHPQWGRPGR; from the coding sequence GTGCAACCCCGTATCCCTCCGCAGTCGTTCGGTGAGCAGGCCGTCGGTCCCCGCGCGGACAACGATGCCAGGCTCAGCGCCGAGCTGGCAGCGGTGGTGTCCGGTGCGCGCCGCCGGGCCGTGCGCGGAGGGGACCGCCAGATCGATACGGCCCATCTGCTGCACTCGCTCGTGGAGAACGACCCCGAGGTGCGGGGCGTCTTCGACGACGGGCCCGAGATCGCCCGGCTGCTCGGCTACCTGGTGCAGCGCAGCATCGGCTACGGCCTGCGCTGGCAGGGTTCCGTCGAGGACTCGGGCGCCGTACCCGCGGTGACGGAGTCCGAGACCTTCTCGCCGCTGGCCGCGGGCGCGATGGACCACGCCTGCGACCGCGCCGCCGCCCGTGGCCCCGAACCGGCCGGCGGAATCGACCTCCTCGCCGCGATCGTCGTCGACCCACAGGCACGGGCCGTCGAGGTCCTCGACCGGGCCGGCATCGAGACGAGCGCCGTGCTGGCCCGCATCGAGGAACGACACCCGCAGTGGGGCCGGCCGGGCCGCTGA
- a CDS encoding thiamine pyrophosphate-binding protein yields the protein MKVAEAVGRALTASGIDHVFGVVGSGNFHLTNAMVAAGARFVAARHEGGAATMADAYARTSGSVAALSVHQGPGLTNALTGITEAAKSRTPLLVLAAEATAQRSNFRIEQAVLGHSVGAVTARLTTAHDAVEQARAALRRARYERCTVLLNLPLEVQALDVPAGVAPAAVPLSAPESAPEQAEPSQSAVADLVRALERSRRPVFVAGRGARTPAARDALAALADRHGALLATSAVARGLFQGSPWSLDVSGGFASPLATELIQGADLIVGWGCALNMWTMRHGSLIGADATVVQVDDDPEALGAHREITLGLTGDVERTARRALEAGGEEAVGYRTPGIAEALAARGRWRDVPYEDEGTRERIDPRTLSIALDDILPAERVVGVDSGNFMGYPSAYLSVPDHDGFCFTQAFQSIGLGLATTIGAALAQPDRLPVAALGDGGALMSAVELDTVRRLGLPMVVVVYNDEAYGAEVHHFGPDGFPLDTVTFPETDIAAVARGYGFEAVTVRTPADLKAVQDWVAGPRSAPLLIDAKVTRDHGAWWLEEAFRGH from the coding sequence ATGAAGGTCGCCGAAGCCGTCGGACGGGCGCTGACCGCCTCGGGGATCGACCACGTCTTCGGCGTGGTCGGCTCGGGCAACTTCCATCTGACCAACGCGATGGTGGCGGCCGGCGCCCGCTTCGTCGCCGCACGGCACGAGGGCGGCGCGGCGACCATGGCCGACGCGTACGCCCGCACGAGCGGCTCGGTCGCCGCGCTCAGCGTCCACCAGGGGCCCGGCCTGACCAACGCCCTGACCGGCATCACCGAGGCGGCCAAGAGCCGTACGCCACTGCTCGTGCTGGCCGCCGAGGCGACCGCGCAGCGGTCCAACTTCCGCATCGAACAAGCCGTGTTGGGGCACTCCGTCGGGGCCGTCACCGCGCGCCTGACGACAGCGCACGACGCGGTCGAGCAGGCCAGGGCCGCCCTGCGCAGGGCCCGGTACGAACGGTGCACGGTCCTGCTCAACCTCCCGCTGGAGGTGCAGGCCCTCGACGTGCCGGCCGGCGTGGCACCGGCCGCCGTACCGCTGTCCGCACCCGAGTCCGCACCGGAGCAGGCCGAGCCGTCGCAGAGCGCGGTGGCGGATCTCGTACGAGCGCTGGAACGCTCCCGACGTCCGGTCTTCGTGGCCGGCCGCGGCGCCCGCACCCCTGCAGCCCGTGACGCCCTGGCCGCACTCGCCGACCGGCACGGCGCACTGCTCGCGACCTCGGCCGTCGCCCGGGGCCTGTTCCAGGGCAGCCCCTGGTCGCTCGACGTCTCCGGCGGCTTCGCCTCGCCCCTGGCGACCGAACTGATCCAGGGCGCCGACCTGATCGTGGGCTGGGGCTGCGCACTGAACATGTGGACCATGCGGCACGGCAGTCTGATCGGCGCCGACGCGACCGTCGTACAGGTCGACGACGACCCGGAGGCGCTCGGTGCGCACAGGGAGATCACTCTCGGCCTCACCGGAGACGTGGAGCGCACCGCGCGACGGGCGCTGGAGGCAGGCGGCGAGGAGGCCGTGGGCTACCGGACGCCCGGCATCGCGGAAGCCCTCGCCGCGCGGGGACGGTGGCGGGACGTGCCGTACGAGGACGAGGGCACCCGGGAGCGGATCGATCCGCGCACGCTCAGCATCGCGCTCGACGACATCCTCCCCGCCGAGCGGGTCGTCGGCGTCGACTCGGGCAACTTCATGGGCTACCCGAGCGCCTACCTCTCGGTCCCCGACCACGACGGGTTCTGCTTCACCCAGGCCTTCCAGTCGATCGGCCTCGGCCTCGCGACGACGATCGGGGCGGCCCTGGCGCAGCCGGACCGCCTGCCCGTGGCCGCCCTCGGGGACGGCGGCGCGCTGATGAGCGCCGTGGAACTCGACACCGTGCGCCGGCTCGGCCTGCCGATGGTGGTCGTCGTCTACAACGACGAGGCCTACGGAGCGGAGGTGCACCACTTCGGCCCCGACGGCTTCCCGCTCGACACGGTCACCTTCCCGGAGACGGACATCGCCGCCGTCGCCCGCGGCTACGGATTCGAGGCGGTGACCGTTCGTACGCCGGCCGACCTCAAGGCCGTCCAGGACTGGGTCGCCGGGCCACGCTCGGCACCTCTCCTCATCGACGCCAAGGTGACCCGCGACCACGGGGCCTGGTGGCTGGAAGAGGCGTTCCGCGGTCATTGA
- a CDS encoding PhzF family phenazine biosynthesis protein, translating into MRIRIVDAFTDRPFGGNPAGVLLLDAFPDDERLQKIALEVNHAETAFAHRLPEGGEADWALRWFTPATEVNMCGHATLATAHVLHTTGAHEGTVRFATRSGVLAATPQEDGSITLDFPTAPLTQVPVPAGVAEALGAEPRAAFDTGPNVGDLVLELTAEKTVHALTPDFRALAAYAERGIIATARAEDPSQGYDFVSRCFFPNVGIDEDPVTGSAHTALAPFWSERLGRPGLTGLQASSRSGYVRTELRGDRTLLSGRAVTVIDGELLA; encoded by the coding sequence ATGCGCATTCGAATCGTCGACGCCTTCACCGACCGTCCCTTCGGCGGCAACCCCGCCGGTGTCCTGCTCCTCGACGCCTTCCCGGACGACGAGCGGCTGCAGAAGATCGCCCTGGAGGTCAACCACGCGGAGACCGCTTTCGCGCACCGGCTGCCGGAGGGCGGGGAGGCCGACTGGGCGCTGCGCTGGTTCACGCCGGCCACCGAGGTCAACATGTGCGGCCACGCGACGCTCGCCACCGCCCACGTCCTGCACACCACCGGCGCCCACGAGGGCACGGTGCGCTTCGCCACCCGCAGCGGTGTTCTCGCCGCGACGCCCCAGGAGGACGGCTCGATCACCCTGGACTTCCCGACGGCACCGCTCACGCAGGTCCCGGTCCCGGCGGGGGTCGCCGAGGCGCTGGGCGCCGAGCCGCGTGCCGCCTTCGACACCGGCCCGAACGTCGGCGACCTGGTCCTGGAGCTCACCGCCGAGAAGACGGTCCACGCCCTCACCCCCGACTTCAGGGCGCTCGCCGCCTACGCCGAGCGCGGCATCATCGCCACCGCCCGCGCCGAGGACCCGTCCCAGGGCTACGACTTCGTCTCCCGCTGTTTCTTCCCGAACGTCGGCATCGACGAGGACCCGGTCACCGGCAGCGCCCACACCGCCCTCGCCCCGTTCTGGTCCGAGCGCCTGGGTCGCCCCGGCCTCACCGGACTGCAGGCCTCGTCCCGTTCTGGCTACGTCCGCACCGAGCTGCGCGGCGACCGCACGCTGCTGAGCGGACGCGCGGTCACCGTCATCGACGGCGAGCTGCTGGCGTAG
- a CDS encoding PadR family transcriptional regulator — protein sequence MRPHGFERGHGGPGSRGRGGFEGRRGAFGPFGPGGPGGGHGPGFGFGGPGFGPGPWGPRGRGGPRGRARRGDVRASILALLKDRPMHGYEMIQEIAERSGGAWKPSPGSVYPTLQLLEDEGLIASASEGGKKLFSLTESGRVAADEGPDAPWEEASRGIDFEALGEIRQAGFGLMEAFGQVWKTGSKEQREKALTVINEARKKLYLILADED from the coding sequence ATGCGTCCCCATGGATTCGAACGTGGACACGGTGGACCCGGCTCTCGTGGCCGGGGTGGTTTCGAGGGTCGGCGTGGCGCCTTCGGCCCCTTCGGGCCGGGTGGCCCGGGCGGCGGTCACGGCCCCGGTTTCGGTTTCGGCGGCCCCGGCTTCGGTCCGGGCCCCTGGGGCCCTCGAGGGCGTGGCGGACCACGCGGCAGGGCACGGAGGGGCGACGTACGAGCGTCGATCCTGGCCCTGCTGAAGGACCGGCCCATGCATGGTTACGAGATGATCCAGGAGATCGCCGAGCGCAGCGGCGGGGCGTGGAAGCCCAGCCCGGGTTCGGTGTACCCCACCCTCCAGCTGCTGGAGGACGAAGGCCTGATCGCCAGCGCGAGCGAGGGTGGCAAGAAACTGTTCTCCCTCACCGAGTCCGGCCGCGTGGCGGCCGACGAGGGCCCGGACGCGCCCTGGGAGGAAGCCTCCCGCGGTATCGACTTCGAGGCGCTCGGTGAGATCCGGCAGGCCGGCTTCGGTCTGATGGAGGCCTTCGGCCAGGTCTGGAAGACCGGCAGCAAGGAGCAGCGCGAGAAGGCGCTGACCGTCATCAACGAAGCCCGCAAGAAGCTGTATCTGATCCTCGCCGACGAGGACTGA
- a CDS encoding DMT family transporter: protein MTTATAPRTPVRAPARRPALDWRLRFGALSAIWGFSFLLIKVGTEGYAPFQVTLGRLVFGTAVLAATMVVKRERLPRGARTWGHLAVAAFLLNALPFSLFAYSELTIPSTLAGICNATSPLWGMALSLVALSEDRPTRVRVAGLGLGFLGVLTVLGAWQGFSGLDARGTAMALLASLSYPIGWIYVRRTLAGSSHSHLSMTGAQLLLATAQLAVVTPLFTSFPVRFAPVPLLAIAALGALGTGLAVLIQYGLVAEVGPTTAQMVTYFIPVIATAAGVAILGESLRWSTPVGAVVVLAGAALTQARRGA from the coding sequence ATGACCACCGCGACCGCGCCCCGGACCCCTGTCCGCGCCCCTGCCCGCCGCCCCGCTCTCGACTGGCGCCTGCGCTTCGGAGCCCTCTCCGCTATCTGGGGCTTCAGCTTCCTGCTGATCAAGGTCGGCACGGAGGGGTACGCACCGTTCCAGGTCACCCTGGGGCGGCTGGTGTTCGGTACGGCGGTGCTCGCGGCGACGATGGTGGTGAAGCGGGAGCGGCTGCCGCGCGGGGCACGGACATGGGGGCACCTGGCGGTCGCCGCCTTCCTGCTGAACGCGCTGCCCTTCTCGCTGTTCGCCTACTCCGAGCTGACCATTCCCTCCACACTGGCGGGCATCTGCAACGCGACCTCGCCGCTGTGGGGCATGGCCCTGTCCCTGGTCGCCCTCTCCGAGGACCGGCCCACGCGGGTCCGAGTCGCGGGTCTCGGTCTCGGGTTCCTCGGCGTTCTGACGGTCCTCGGCGCATGGCAGGGATTCAGCGGTCTGGACGCCAGGGGCACGGCGATGGCCTTGCTGGCGTCGCTGAGCTATCCGATCGGCTGGATCTACGTCCGCCGGACCCTGGCCGGAAGTTCCCACTCCCATCTGTCCATGACCGGTGCGCAGTTGTTGCTCGCGACGGCACAACTTGCTGTCGTCACACCGTTGTTCACATCGTTCCCGGTGCGTTTCGCTCCGGTGCCGCTGCTTGCGATAGCGGCGCTGGGGGCGCTCGGGACGGGCTTGGCCGTCCTCATCCAGTACGGGTTGGTCGCCGAAGTCGGGCCGACGACGGCGCAGATGGTCACCTACTTCATTCCGGTCATCGCCACGGCGGCGGGGGTGGCGATCCTCGGGGAGTCGCTGCGGTGGTCGACTCCGGTCGGGGCGGTGGTGGTGCTGGCGGGGGCGGCTCTCACTCAGGCTCGGCGGGGCGCCTGA
- a CDS encoding cyclase family protein: MSQPSVLAALLSGLRSGSIEVVDLTSPLSSSTPVIQLPPQFGQTQVFELEEISRYDDRGPAWYWNNFRSGEHTGTHFDAPVHWVTGKDLSDVASVPAGRLIAPAAVLDFSAQAAKDPDFLVEVDHIKTWEADNGPLPDGGWLLLRTGWDARSASQEAFLNADENGPHTPGLSPECARWVAEESPVLGFGTETVGTDAGRAHSFEPPFPCHSYLLGADKYGLTQLQNLAALPPTGALVIAAPLPIVSGSGAPARVLALVERS, translated from the coding sequence ATGTCCCAGCCGTCCGTGCTCGCCGCTCTGCTGTCCGGGCTGCGGAGTGGTTCGATCGAGGTCGTCGACCTCACGTCGCCGCTGTCGTCGTCCACCCCCGTGATCCAGCTGCCGCCCCAGTTCGGCCAGACCCAGGTCTTCGAACTGGAGGAGATCAGCCGCTACGACGACCGGGGCCCGGCCTGGTACTGGAACAACTTCCGCAGCGGTGAGCACACCGGCACCCACTTCGACGCACCCGTCCACTGGGTCACCGGAAAAGACCTCTCCGACGTGGCGTCGGTGCCGGCGGGCCGGCTGATCGCCCCGGCGGCCGTGCTGGACTTCTCCGCGCAGGCCGCGAAGGATCCCGACTTCCTGGTCGAGGTGGACCACATCAAGACCTGGGAGGCCGACAACGGGCCCCTGCCCGACGGCGGCTGGCTGCTGCTGCGCACCGGCTGGGACGCCCGCTCCGCGTCACAGGAGGCGTTCCTCAACGCCGACGAGAACGGTCCGCACACGCCCGGCCTGTCACCGGAGTGCGCGCGCTGGGTGGCCGAGGAGTCGCCGGTGCTCGGCTTCGGCACGGAGACGGTCGGCACGGACGCGGGCCGTGCGCACTCCTTCGAGCCCCCGTTCCCCTGCCACTCCTACCTTCTGGGCGCCGACAAGTACGGGCTGACCCAGCTGCAGAACCTGGCGGCACTGCCCCCGACCGGCGCCCTTGTCATCGCCGCTCCGCTGCCCATCGTCTCGGGATCCGGTGCACCCGCGCGCGTGCTCGCTCTGGTGGAGCGGTCATGA